In one window of Fodinibius salicampi DNA:
- a CDS encoding DUF4469 domain-containing protein, with protein MEEITGPGSILKTTETNAVIDNYWQKITDYIREGEGYTDEYVRTRFGTSGVFQNDDDKFDPARHEVLVSIIPKKSVTGVTDEITLRRVDGRQITPEIDSIYDWSSTTNNDIITPDGVLEVTGTNLKILSNLEEEGVFFVSQSDDSETEAAQVRTNEPKTLTLQIPGDLAAGTYRLEVRNTAYNSNTLRTGIFAPVLTVE; from the coding sequence ATCGAGGAAATAACAGGCCCCGGTTCTATTCTCAAAACTACCGAAACGAATGCCGTCATTGATAACTACTGGCAAAAAATAACCGATTACATCCGCGAGGGCGAAGGCTACACCGACGAGTACGTCCGCACACGCTTTGGCACCAGCGGAGTATTCCAGAACGACGATGATAAATTCGATCCGGCCCGCCACGAGGTGCTGGTGAGTATAATCCCCAAAAAATCCGTTACCGGAGTTACTGATGAGATTACCCTGCGCAGGGTTGATGGACGGCAAATTACGCCTGAAATTGACAGTATCTATGATTGGAGCAGTACCACCAACAATGATATCATAACGCCCGATGGTGTGCTGGAAGTTACTGGCACCAACCTGAAGATCCTCAGCAATCTTGAAGAGGAAGGGGTCTTCTTTGTCAGCCAGTCAGACGATTCGGAGACCGAGGCCGCCCAGGTCCGCACCAACGAACCCAAGACCCTCACTCTGCAGATCCCCGGGGATTTGGCTGCCGGCACCTATCGGCTGGAAGTTCGCAATACAGCCTATAACAGCAATACGCTGCGCACCGGTATATTCGCCCCGGTACTAACGGTAGAATAG
- the tmpT gene encoding thiopurine S-methyltransferase, whose translation MNISYWKNRWEKGNTGWHMDHVYPLLPKLWPQFNLPANAKVLVPLCGKSIDLLWLLQKNFHVIGIEVSAKAIKQLERNSSLFFTCTNRKGHTVFEANSMEIWKDDFLNISPDVIGKVDAIYDKAALIALPPEIRKKYIPHLQSFCHSHTQILLQTFEYKQEEMQGPPFSVSQKELRTYFNPNFEIKLLYEKSKLNEFERFKERGLTSYFIEKVYQIYPK comes from the coding sequence ATGAATATTAGTTATTGGAAAAACCGCTGGGAAAAAGGCAACACAGGATGGCATATGGATCATGTTTATCCACTACTGCCTAAACTTTGGCCTCAATTTAATCTTCCCGCTAATGCAAAAGTGCTAGTACCTCTCTGTGGAAAGAGCATAGATTTACTTTGGCTACTACAGAAAAACTTTCATGTAATTGGAATTGAAGTATCAGCAAAAGCCATAAAACAGCTTGAACGAAACAGCTCTCTTTTTTTTACGTGCACAAATCGCAAGGGACATACTGTTTTTGAAGCGAACTCAATGGAGATTTGGAAGGATGATTTCCTGAATATTTCGCCTGACGTAATTGGCAAAGTTGATGCTATTTACGACAAAGCTGCTCTTATTGCTTTACCTCCGGAAATAAGAAAAAAATATATCCCACATCTACAATCTTTTTGCCATTCTCATACTCAAATTCTCCTGCAAACCTTCGAATATAAACAGGAAGAGATGCAGGGACCTCCCTTCTCAGTGTCTCAAAAAGAATTGAGGACTTATTTTAATCCCAACTTTGAAATTAAGCTGTTATATGAAAAATCAAAACTAAATGAATTTGAAAGATTCAAAGAACGCGGACTAACATCCTATTTCATCGAAAAAGTATATCAAATTTATCCAAAATAG
- a CDS encoding ThuA domain-containing protein has product MKNNRKWMITMALLFCITAGVAAQDHSSIRTLVITGAAPYGYHPWKNNIELIEPRLEAFGLDKPKYHIAKGLEDWRKWEGDYHNFDAIVIIYYWSQAPEAELEKLDQYVRDGGALVVVHSALAGFWKQDIFDHWTGIAYRERDSEYGHSLAFDKEGKKMVLPPGKGKGSGHAPIDTFRIHTRDPGHPIMKDLPETWMQSEDELYYNLRGPNPNLQVLAVARAHDGTYAPQAWVRNHGEGRIFSLTPGHHQPGASSVGFITLLARGIEWAATGDVTFEVPSNFPGEHTPSTALPRFER; this is encoded by the coding sequence ATGAAGAATAACCGAAAATGGATGATAACGATGGCGCTTCTGTTTTGTATAACAGCAGGAGTAGCTGCACAAGACCATTCTTCTATCCGTACGCTGGTCATAACCGGAGCCGCCCCGTATGGATATCACCCGTGGAAGAATAATATCGAATTGATAGAGCCCCGTCTGGAAGCTTTCGGACTTGATAAACCCAAATACCACATAGCCAAAGGGCTTGAAGACTGGCGTAAGTGGGAGGGCGATTACCACAACTTCGATGCCATTGTAATTATCTATTATTGGTCTCAGGCTCCTGAAGCTGAGCTGGAAAAGCTCGACCAATATGTTCGTGACGGCGGAGCACTGGTAGTGGTTCACTCAGCACTGGCTGGCTTTTGGAAACAGGATATTTTTGACCATTGGACGGGAATCGCCTATCGTGAGCGTGATTCAGAATATGGGCATAGCCTGGCATTCGATAAGGAGGGCAAAAAAATGGTCCTTCCGCCCGGTAAAGGAAAGGGATCGGGCCACGCGCCCATCGATACCTTCCGGATTCATACCCGTGATCCCGGCCATCCGATCATGAAAGACCTCCCCGAAACATGGATGCAGTCGGAGGACGAACTCTATTACAATCTGAGGGGGCCGAATCCCAATCTGCAGGTACTTGCCGTTGCACGGGCACACGACGGTACGTACGCTCCCCAGGCTTGGGTGCGAAATCACGGGGAGGGCCGAATTTTCAGTCTTACACCCGGACATCACCAGCCCGGCGCCTCTTCAGTAGGTTTCATTACCCTGCTGGCCAGGGGGATAGAATGGGCGGCAACCGGCGATGTAACTTTTGAGGTCCCTTCGAACTTCCCCGGCGAACATACGCCTTCCACAGCATTGCCGCGTTTTGAGCGATGA
- the rsmD gene encoding 16S rRNA (guanine(966)-N(2))-methyltransferase RsmD, with protein MRIITGLLKGRNIHIPKTLNVRPTTNRVKEGLFSTLDSRKYIRGARVLDLFGGSGNLGIEALSRGAESVLFVDSDRRNIKHIERVAKEFDLSDQIRTTPSKVEDFLEGMALPYDIIFSDPPYDYPYMEQMISTIIQDGWLAKNGWLIVEHDKRHNFKENPHCASEKTYGRTCVSFFLAEKGAEF; from the coding sequence ATGCGTATTATTACCGGCCTTTTGAAGGGTCGAAATATCCATATTCCCAAAACGCTGAATGTACGTCCCACTACGAACCGGGTAAAAGAGGGACTTTTTTCCACCCTTGACTCCCGAAAGTATATTCGCGGGGCAAGAGTGCTTGATCTTTTCGGTGGTTCTGGTAATTTAGGAATTGAAGCCTTATCCCGAGGGGCTGAAAGCGTTCTTTTTGTCGATAGTGATCGGCGTAATATTAAGCATATTGAAAGAGTTGCCAAAGAATTTGATCTTTCAGACCAAATACGGACCACGCCCTCAAAAGTAGAGGATTTTTTAGAGGGAATGGCTCTTCCTTACGATATAATTTTTTCCGATCCTCCCTATGATTATCCATATATGGAACAGATGATTAGTACCATTATTCAGGATGGGTGGCTGGCTAAAAATGGATGGCTTATTGTGGAACATGATAAACGCCATAACTTTAAGGAAAATCCGCACTGTGCTTCTGAAAAAACCTACGGACGTACCTGTGTCAGTTTCTTTCTGGCTGAAAAAGGAGCCGAATTCTAA
- a CDS encoding Spy/CpxP family protein refolding chaperone, giving the protein MNRISYLVFILCLAFLIGCSHNQHLHYTGQEAREIKALTTQEVEGYLNGKGMGLSKVAELNQYPGPKHVLELADELELSSKQKEQTQLLFNKMKEKAINIGETYIAKEQALNQMFESGNVSSSTVDSLLVEIGKIKGTLRAAHVNTHIQMIGILTTEQVKKYDELRGYGNGNSRYHHQKHS; this is encoded by the coding sequence ATGAATCGAATTTCTTATCTCGTATTTATACTTTGTTTGGCCTTTCTAATTGGGTGTTCTCACAATCAACACTTACATTATACTGGACAAGAAGCCAGGGAAATTAAAGCTTTGACTACCCAGGAAGTTGAGGGTTATTTGAATGGCAAGGGTATGGGATTATCAAAAGTCGCAGAATTAAATCAATATCCTGGACCAAAGCATGTTCTTGAATTAGCAGATGAGCTTGAATTGTCGAGTAAGCAAAAAGAGCAAACCCAATTGCTTTTCAATAAAATGAAAGAGAAAGCGATAAATATTGGAGAAACATACATTGCCAAAGAACAAGCACTCAATCAAATGTTTGAGTCTGGCAACGTTTCCTCTTCAACTGTTGATTCTTTGCTTGTCGAGATTGGTAAGATTAAAGGAACATTACGTGCTGCGCATGTTAATACACATATTCAAATGATAGGAATTTTGACTACAGAACAGGTAAAGAAATACGATGAGTTGCGTGGGTATGGAAATGGCAATTCAAGGTATCATCATCAAAAACATAGCTAA
- the coaD gene encoding pantetheine-phosphate adenylyltransferase gives MDTLALYPGSFDPFTYGHLDILERATDLFDKIIVTIAINNRKDSVFSGDEREALIQQSIEDKEWSSRVEIQQFTGLLVDFAKEKNAQTLVRGVRQISDFEYEFRMALTNRRLAPDVDTVFLMPNEQLTFISASLVKEVGYWGGDLSSFVPEHVAKALKEKFEEQKQKEL, from the coding sequence ATGGATACTTTAGCTCTTTATCCCGGTTCTTTTGATCCCTTTACCTATGGACATCTGGATATCCTCGAACGCGCTACCGACCTGTTCGATAAAATTATTGTTACTATTGCCATTAATAACAGGAAAGATTCCGTATTCAGCGGGGATGAACGGGAAGCATTAATACAACAAAGTATTGAAGATAAGGAGTGGTCCTCGAGGGTTGAAATACAACAATTTACCGGATTACTGGTTGATTTCGCCAAAGAAAAAAATGCTCAGACACTTGTTCGCGGGGTGCGGCAAATCTCAGATTTCGAATATGAATTTCGGATGGCTCTTACCAATCGTCGTCTTGCTCCAGATGTCGATACGGTTTTCCTCATGCCCAACGAACAGCTGACCTTCATATCGGCTTCACTGGTGAAAGAGGTGGGTTACTGGGGTGGCGACCTATCTTCCTTTGTACCCGAACATGTAGCAAAGGCTCTGAAAGAAAAGTTTGAAGAACAAAAGCAAAAAGAACTTTAA
- a CDS encoding antibiotic biosynthesis monooxygenase family protein, which yields MKRSAQQISELTNSDSSVYSATFIFRFKNYESEFEHLNNIIDKAANTNTGFLGKESWSNEEENKRSVVYYWDSLESLKEFSNHPDHQKAKQSYNKWYSGYEVIISKVLTFKSDKGL from the coding sequence ATGAAAAGAAGTGCTCAACAAATAAGTGAGCTAACCAATAGCGACTCTTCCGTGTATTCGGCTACTTTTATATTCCGCTTTAAAAATTATGAGTCAGAATTTGAGCACTTAAATAATATCATAGATAAAGCTGCAAATACCAATACTGGCTTTTTGGGTAAGGAAAGTTGGTCTAATGAAGAAGAAAATAAAAGATCAGTGGTTTACTATTGGGATAGCTTAGAATCACTGAAGGAGTTTTCAAATCATCCAGACCACCAAAAAGCCAAGCAGAGTTATAATAAATGGTATAGCGGCTATGAAGTTATCATTTCAAAAGTGTTGACATTCAAGTCAGATAAGGGTCTTTAA
- a CDS encoding 6-bladed beta-propeller: MKPNIYSFYPKLFCAVVFILLFTISGFVSEMAPEKLSLSFEESFTIGENSDADTKYFLVSPYQIRTDNRQNLYIAEGQQKTIMAFGPQGKYLRSIGRSGNGPGEFPSGPIFNLNNKNEIVALDMESQRVTWFSKKGDILSEYAPSQAGTVWSEKFFQTADGNYIMLKKPRNIGEDDPSNYRKYVFHRYSKSFENRINSFGAFDQLVSKGDAKFVDMISNSMNSGNFIKTGEDSFWYVPGIYDGKVYEFEKSADEWKLVNTFDGQTNWEEAVVVDTDEKGSMSIVTYGDEGQQRSRGKINSYSIGIVQANDGKVLHFSGQRMQDQDSLQTMVEVFDPEGSLIGTGSFDEIAINNHLLNFESHHPAIWMDEKDRFYFIDHNDMPVVRVGKIEGL, from the coding sequence ATGAAGCCGAATATTTATTCTTTCTATCCAAAACTATTTTGTGCTGTAGTATTCATTCTGCTTTTTACCATTAGCGGATTTGTTTCAGAGATGGCACCTGAAAAATTATCTCTCTCTTTTGAAGAATCATTCACCATTGGCGAAAATTCGGATGCAGATACAAAATATTTCCTGGTATCACCTTATCAAATACGTACAGATAATCGGCAAAACCTCTATATCGCAGAGGGCCAGCAAAAAACGATCATGGCGTTTGGACCACAAGGCAAATACTTACGCTCTATCGGCAGGTCGGGCAACGGCCCGGGAGAGTTTCCTTCCGGACCTATTTTCAATTTAAACAACAAAAATGAAATTGTGGCGCTTGATATGGAGAGTCAGCGCGTCACGTGGTTCTCAAAAAAGGGTGATATTCTCTCAGAGTACGCGCCTTCGCAAGCGGGAACGGTATGGTCGGAAAAGTTTTTCCAAACAGCTGATGGAAACTACATTATGCTAAAAAAGCCAAGAAATATTGGGGAGGATGATCCCAGCAATTACCGAAAATACGTTTTTCATCGCTACAGTAAATCATTCGAGAATCGTATCAATTCTTTTGGAGCTTTTGATCAGCTGGTGTCAAAGGGCGATGCCAAATTTGTTGATATGATCAGCAACAGCATGAATAGCGGAAATTTTATAAAAACAGGTGAAGACAGCTTCTGGTATGTCCCGGGCATTTACGACGGGAAGGTTTATGAATTTGAAAAATCAGCAGATGAATGGAAGCTCGTTAATACGTTTGATGGACAAACGAATTGGGAGGAAGCGGTAGTCGTAGATACAGATGAGAAAGGCAGCATGTCTATTGTTACCTATGGAGATGAAGGACAGCAACGGTCACGGGGCAAAATTAACAGCTATAGCATTGGTATTGTGCAAGCAAACGATGGGAAAGTGCTTCACTTCAGTGGTCAGCGTATGCAGGATCAGGATTCACTGCAGACCATGGTTGAGGTTTTTGATCCAGAGGGGAGTTTGATCGGAACCGGCTCCTTTGATGAAATAGCGATTAACAATCATCTTTTAAATTTTGAATCCCATCATCCGGCTATTTGGATGGATGAAAAGGACCGGTTCTATTTTATTGACCATAACGATATGCCGGTGGTAAGGGTAGGTAAGATTGAGGGATTATAA